One genomic window of Methyloceanibacter sp. wino2 includes the following:
- a CDS encoding Na+/H+ antiporter subunit C, translated as MELIVSSAIGLMTAAAVYLILQQRTFPIVVGLTLLSYAINIFLFSSGRLVIDKPPIIAGADSYTDPLPQALVLTAIVISFGMTALIVVLALRGFLETATDTADLPEDDFPDETETGT; from the coding sequence ATGGAACTCATCGTCTCCAGCGCGATCGGCTTGATGACGGCGGCGGCTGTCTATTTGATCCTGCAGCAACGGACCTTCCCGATCGTGGTCGGACTGACCTTGCTGTCCTATGCGATCAACATCTTCCTGTTCTCGTCGGGACGGCTCGTTATCGACAAGCCGCCGATCATCGCAGGCGCCGACTCCTACACCGATCCCCTGCCGCAGGCCCTCGTGCTCACGGCCATCGTCATCTCGTTCGGCATGACGGCGCTCATCGTCGTGCTCGCGCTACGCGGGTTCCTCGAGACCGCGACGGACACGGCGGACCTTCCGGAGGACGATTTCCCTGACGAGACGGAGACCGGCACATGA
- a CDS encoding monovalent cation/H+ antiporter subunit A — translation MLLALATLTPFLGAVIPLLADRLGRDVCAIATGAVTLTALALVMSHAPAVYSGEVVTWSVPWLPAIGLSFSFFADGLGLFFAGLILGIGLLIILYARYYLSSKDSLSLLYFYLLMFQGAMVGIVLSDNILLLIVFWELTSLTSFLLIGYWRHLPESRQGARMALIVTGTGGLALIAGMLILGHIAGSYEITEILQRGDAVRSSPMFLPAMLLVLLGAFTKSAQFPFHFWLPHAMAAPTPVSAYLHSATMVKAGLFLMARLWPVFSPADAWFLIVAPIGLVTMLIAAWIALFRNDLKALLAYSTVSHLGLTTMLLGFGTPLAAVAAMFHILNHATFKAGLFMCAGIVDHETGTRDIRRLGALMTLMPITATLALIGAASMAGIPFFNGFLSKEMMLEEASHTSYGGHAWVIPLLVTLASLFSAAYSYRFAISTFLGPVRDDYPKKPHDPPLGMWLPVALLAVLVVVIGIFPAQTAGAIVERTASAVVGGALPEYHLALWHGFTPALLMSAIALIGGAFLFRSYNAADQLRLVFAGMDAKSMFDAGVSGLVRGARRFINATHNGSFSRYAGIILVTILVVGAAAFFHAPHGAGTRAVIPGSFPATAAWLVLATLCISLLFWHQNRLLSLVLTSGVGLIAALFFLEFSAPDLSLTQISVDIVTTILLLLALNLVPQTSPQETSTGGRFARATVAAAVGLGIAALAYAIMTRDFQTISDYYLAEAKPGGGGTNVVNVILVDFRGFDTYGEIIVLGIAAITIYALLDNALRGAAARTLASIRSDREQSVNAHPMMLVVATRVLFPLVLVVAAFVFLRGHNMPGGGFIAGLIVAIALIMQYIASGYGWAASRMRLDSQVLIGTGVLIAGLTGVVSLIFGWPFLTSTYTYVHLPIIGEFEVASAMSFDLGVFLAVVGVVMLSLAQISRVEARAEPEVVPEGPMDVPLKDGQVVSSSKKES, via the coding sequence ATGCTTCTTGCCCTTGCCACGCTCACGCCGTTCCTCGGCGCGGTTATTCCGCTGCTGGCAGACCGTCTGGGGCGTGATGTTTGTGCAATTGCAACCGGCGCGGTCACCCTGACGGCGCTTGCGCTCGTGATGTCGCACGCGCCAGCCGTCTACAGCGGCGAGGTCGTCACCTGGAGCGTGCCGTGGCTGCCCGCAATCGGGCTGTCCTTCTCGTTTTTCGCGGACGGCCTCGGGCTGTTCTTCGCGGGGCTCATTCTCGGCATCGGGCTGCTGATCATTCTCTATGCCCGCTACTACTTGAGCTCCAAGGATTCGCTGAGCCTGCTCTATTTCTATCTGCTGATGTTTCAAGGCGCGATGGTCGGCATCGTCCTCAGCGACAACATCCTTCTGCTGATCGTCTTCTGGGAACTGACCAGCCTCACCTCGTTCCTGCTCATCGGCTATTGGCGGCATCTGCCCGAGTCACGCCAAGGGGCTCGCATGGCACTGATCGTCACCGGCACCGGCGGCCTCGCGCTGATCGCGGGCATGCTGATCCTGGGGCATATCGCCGGCAGCTACGAGATCACGGAGATCCTTCAGCGCGGGGACGCCGTCCGGTCCTCACCGATGTTCCTGCCCGCGATGCTCCTGGTCCTGCTCGGCGCCTTCACCAAATCCGCGCAGTTCCCGTTCCATTTCTGGCTGCCGCACGCCATGGCCGCGCCGACCCCCGTCTCCGCCTATCTGCACTCCGCCACCATGGTGAAGGCGGGGCTGTTCTTGATGGCCCGGCTGTGGCCGGTGTTCTCACCCGCCGATGCGTGGTTCCTCATCGTCGCGCCGATCGGCCTCGTCACCATGCTGATCGCAGCCTGGATCGCCCTGTTCCGGAACGACCTCAAGGCGCTGCTGGCCTACTCGACCGTGAGTCATCTCGGCCTGACGACAATGCTGCTTGGCTTTGGCACACCGCTGGCCGCGGTCGCCGCCATGTTCCACATCCTCAACCACGCCACGTTCAAGGCGGGGCTTTTCATGTGCGCCGGGATCGTGGACCACGAAACGGGCACGCGGGACATCCGGCGGCTCGGCGCGCTGATGACCCTCATGCCGATCACCGCGACGCTGGCGTTGATCGGCGCGGCGTCCATGGCCGGCATCCCCTTCTTCAACGGCTTCCTCTCCAAGGAGATGATGCTCGAGGAAGCCTCGCACACCTCCTATGGCGGACATGCTTGGGTGATCCCGTTACTTGTGACGCTGGCCTCCTTGTTCTCGGCCGCCTATTCGTATCGCTTTGCCATCAGCACGTTTCTCGGACCGGTGCGCGACGACTATCCGAAGAAGCCTCACGATCCGCCCCTCGGCATGTGGCTGCCCGTCGCTCTCCTGGCCGTTCTTGTCGTCGTGATCGGAATCTTCCCGGCGCAGACGGCAGGCGCCATCGTCGAGCGCACCGCGTCGGCCGTCGTCGGCGGGGCGCTACCCGAATATCATCTCGCACTCTGGCACGGCTTCACGCCCGCGCTCCTCATGAGCGCGATCGCACTCATAGGCGGCGCATTCCTGTTCCGGTCCTACAACGCCGCGGATCAGCTGCGCCTCGTCTTCGCCGGCATGGACGCGAAGAGCATGTTCGACGCCGGCGTATCGGGCCTTGTCCGCGGCGCGCGCCGCTTCATCAATGCCACCCATAACGGTTCGTTCTCGCGCTATGCCGGCATCATCTTGGTGACGATCCTCGTGGTCGGCGCGGCGGCCTTTTTCCATGCGCCGCATGGAGCGGGGACACGGGCCGTGATTCCGGGGTCGTTCCCGGCGACCGCCGCCTGGTTGGTCCTCGCCACGTTGTGCATTTCGTTGCTGTTCTGGCACCAGAACCGCCTGCTGTCCCTGGTCCTGACCAGCGGTGTCGGCTTGATCGCCGCGCTGTTCTTCCTCGAGTTCTCCGCGCCCGATCTGTCCCTGACCCAGATCTCGGTCGACATCGTCACGACGATCCTGCTGTTGCTCGCGCTCAATCTCGTGCCGCAGACCTCACCGCAGGAAACAAGCACCGGCGGACGGTTCGCACGCGCGACAGTCGCCGCAGCCGTGGGTCTCGGTATCGCCGCCCTCGCCTACGCGATCATGACGCGCGATTTTCAGACGATCTCGGATTACTACCTGGCCGAGGCCAAGCCCGGCGGCGGCGGGACCAATGTCGTGAACGTCATCCTCGTCGACTTCCGCGGCTTTGATACGTACGGCGAGATCATCGTGCTCGGGATCGCGGCAATCACCATCTACGCGCTGCTCGACAACGCCTTGCGCGGCGCTGCCGCACGCACGCTGGCGTCGATCCGAAGTGACCGCGAGCAAAGCGTCAACGCCCACCCGATGATGCTGGTGGTCGCGACGCGCGTCCTGTTTCCGCTCGTGCTCGTGGTGGCGGCCTTCGTCTTCCTGCGGGGCCACAACATGCCGGGCGGCGGCTTCATCGCCGGCCTGATCGTGGCCATCGCGCTGATCATGCAATACATCGCCAGCGGCTACGGCTGGGCCGCGTCCCGCATGCGCCTGGACAGCCAGGTGCTCATCGGCACGGGCGTGCTGATCGCCGGACTGACCGGCGTCGTGTCGCTGATCTTCGGCTGGCCCTTCCTGACCAGCACGTACACGTATGTGCACCTTCCGATCATCGGCGAGTTCGAAGTCGCCTCGGCCATGTCGTTCGACCTCGGCGTGTTCCTGGCAGTGGTCGGCGTGGTCATGCTGTCGCTCGCCCAGATCTCGCGCGTGGAGGCGCGCGCCGAGCCCGAAGTCGTTCCCGAAGGCCCGATGGACGTTCCCTTGAAGGACGGCCAGGTCGTCAGCTCGAGCAAGAAGGAGAGCTGA
- a CDS encoding MAPEG family protein has protein sequence MAIAVAITVITLALPFVWPGFPAGPDDLAGTMRLWAYVTTGVSFWLLVSVARLAKHRFFTPKDIDAAAGSSETSTARVLQSLLQNTLEQSVLAIAIYGAWFALAPPEARLLPLLCVALFGLGRLLFYLGYGRGAVARSLGFALTFYPTVGLFILLLGFSAARLIGAAQAIPLQTTFCLDPSMFG, from the coding sequence ATGGCGATCGCCGTGGCCATCACGGTCATAACGCTCGCGCTGCCGTTCGTCTGGCCGGGATTTCCGGCCGGACCAGACGACCTGGCCGGCACGATGCGGTTGTGGGCCTACGTCACAACCGGAGTGTCGTTCTGGCTGTTGGTGTCGGTGGCCCGTCTTGCCAAACACCGCTTCTTCACGCCGAAAGACATCGATGCCGCAGCGGGATCGAGCGAAACGTCGACAGCGCGAGTGCTGCAGTCGCTGCTGCAAAATACGCTGGAACAGTCGGTTCTCGCCATCGCGATCTATGGGGCTTGGTTCGCCTTGGCGCCTCCCGAGGCACGGCTGCTGCCGCTTCTTTGCGTGGCACTCTTCGGACTGGGGCGACTCCTCTTCTATCTGGGATATGGGCGGGGGGCGGTGGCCCGCTCATTGGGCTTCGCACTGACCTTTTATCCGACCGTGGGGCTCTTTATCCTGCTGCTCGGATTCTCCGCGGCGCGCCTAATCGGCGCGGCGCAGGCAATCCCGCTTCAGACGACTTTCTGCCTTGATCCGTCTATGTTTGGATGA
- a CDS encoding FAD-dependent monooxygenase has product MTTNRPVLIAGGGIGGLTAAIALDRKAIDAQILERSTFSEESGAGIQLGPNATRILRRLGVLDALDPQTFRPDAVWLFDGRNGKKLATVPLGAFAQTRYGAPYITAHRADLHEALRTVASDCTHVSLSPEFTVTDVRDEDGISVTGSDGETRNGSLLIGADGLWSTVRGWVAPGMAPSFTGATAFRSLIPRDALPEPFSSPIVGLWLGPRSHLVHYPVQGGEAVNVVAVTEQGEKEEGWNRSAAKETVLGNFARWNDAPLGLLDAAPSWRAWSLFGLPALPHWSRGATVLLGDAAHPVLPYLAQGAGLAIEDAAELASFLGQTPSQLSRAFQAYEAVRHPRATRVQQASRRLGRAYHMGDGFLGEVFRNTRNTILGLRSETATLRGFDWLYGHGG; this is encoded by the coding sequence ATGACGACGAACCGGCCGGTCCTGATTGCGGGCGGCGGCATCGGCGGGCTTACGGCCGCGATCGCGCTGGACCGTAAGGCGATCGATGCCCAAATCCTCGAGCGCTCGACGTTCTCGGAAGAAAGCGGCGCTGGAATTCAGCTCGGCCCGAACGCCACGAGAATCCTCCGGCGATTGGGTGTGCTCGACGCGCTCGACCCGCAGACCTTCCGGCCCGACGCCGTCTGGCTCTTCGACGGCCGGAACGGAAAGAAGCTCGCAACGGTCCCGCTCGGCGCGTTCGCGCAGACGCGCTATGGCGCGCCTTATATCACCGCTCATCGGGCCGATCTGCACGAAGCACTGCGAACCGTCGCTAGCGACTGCACGCACGTCTCGCTCTCCCCTGAATTCACGGTTACCGATGTCCGTGACGAGGACGGGATAAGCGTCACCGGGTCCGACGGCGAGACTCGAAACGGTTCACTGCTCATCGGCGCGGACGGCCTTTGGTCGACGGTCCGCGGCTGGGTCGCGCCGGGCATGGCGCCGTCCTTCACCGGCGCGACGGCCTTTCGCAGCCTCATACCGCGCGATGCGCTGCCCGAGCCGTTCTCTTCGCCCATCGTCGGCCTCTGGCTCGGCCCCCGCTCCCACTTGGTGCACTACCCCGTTCAGGGCGGCGAGGCGGTCAATGTCGTGGCCGTGACGGAGCAAGGCGAGAAGGAAGAGGGCTGGAACAGGTCGGCGGCGAAGGAAACCGTGCTCGGCAACTTCGCGCGCTGGAACGATGCGCCGCTCGGTCTGCTCGATGCCGCGCCGAGCTGGCGCGCCTGGTCGCTGTTCGGCCTGCCGGCCCTGCCCCATTGGTCGCGCGGCGCGACGGTTCTTCTCGGCGACGCCGCCCATCCGGTCCTCCCATATTTGGCGCAAGGCGCCGGACTTGCCATCGAAGACGCCGCCGAGCTCGCAAGTTTTCTCGGCCAAACGCCGTCGCAGCTGTCCCGCGCGTTCCAGGCCTATGAGGCCGTCCGGCACCCGCGCGCGACACGCGTCCAGCAGGCCTCACGGCGCCTCGGCCGTGCCTATCACATGGGAGACGGTTTTCTCGGCGAGGTTTTCCGCAACACACGCAACACGATACTCGGCCTGCGCAGCGAAACAGCGACGTTGCGCGGATTCGACTGGCTCTATGGCCATGGAGGGTAA
- a CDS encoding zinc-finger domain-containing protein, with amino-acid sequence MAQSLVPHYVNDIGVNRIKIGVKEFQCMGASPPQDHPHVYLDMGSENEVICPYCSTLYVYDVALAPTESDPDGCVYVATAPAGAPAA; translated from the coding sequence ATGGCTCAATCGCTCGTGCCCCATTACGTGAATGACATAGGCGTCAACCGGATCAAGATCGGCGTCAAGGAGTTCCAGTGCATGGGCGCGTCGCCGCCGCAGGATCATCCGCACGTCTATCTCGACATGGGCAGCGAAAACGAAGTCATCTGCCCGTATTGCTCGACGCTCTATGTCTACGACGTCGCGCTGGCGCCGACGGAAAGCGATCCCGATGGATGCGTCTACGTGGCCACGGCGCCCGCGGGGGCACCGGCGGCCTAA
- the cysE gene encoding serine O-acetyltransferase, protein MNKPAVAAQPKVESWDPVWSQVRREAEEVSAAEPALGGFLYASILSHSRFEDAVVHRLARRLQHAVLDPGLIHTTFHEILDQDPSLGEEFRADAMAWIQRDPACDRLIEPLIYFKGYHALQTHRIGHRLWNAGRKDFALYLQSLVSRFLQVDIHPAAQIGRGIMIDHATGIVIGETAVVGDNCSLLHGVTLGGSGNEHGDRHPKIGRGVMIGAGAKILGNIKVGNCARIAAGSVVLKDIPARRTVAGVPARDIGENTCPEPALTMDQFVPGEDVHLGNDEF, encoded by the coding sequence ATGAACAAGCCAGCAGTGGCGGCACAGCCAAAAGTCGAAAGTTGGGATCCGGTGTGGAGCCAAGTCCGGCGCGAGGCCGAAGAGGTCAGCGCGGCCGAGCCTGCTCTGGGCGGGTTTCTTTACGCCTCGATTCTGAGCCATTCGCGTTTCGAGGATGCGGTCGTGCATCGTTTGGCGCGGCGTCTGCAGCACGCCGTGCTCGATCCCGGCCTGATCCACACGACATTTCATGAGATTCTCGATCAGGACCCCTCGCTCGGCGAGGAGTTCCGGGCGGACGCGATGGCTTGGATTCAACGCGATCCGGCCTGCGACCGGCTGATCGAGCCGCTCATCTATTTCAAGGGCTACCACGCCTTGCAGACGCACCGCATCGGCCACCGGCTGTGGAACGCGGGGCGCAAGGACTTCGCGCTCTATCTGCAGAGCCTCGTTTCCCGCTTCCTGCAGGTGGACATTCATCCTGCAGCGCAGATCGGCCGCGGCATCATGATCGACCATGCCACCGGCATCGTGATCGGCGAGACGGCCGTGGTGGGAGACAATTGCTCGCTCCTGCACGGTGTGACGCTCGGCGGCTCCGGCAACGAGCACGGCGATCGTCATCCCAAGATCGGCCGTGGCGTGATGATCGGCGCCGGCGCGAAAATTCTCGGGAATATCAAGGTCGGCAACTGCGCGCGGATCGCGGCCGGCAGCGTAGTGCTCAAGGACATTCCGGCGCGCCGCACGGTGGCGGGCGTTCCGGCCAGAGATATCGGTGAAAACACATGCCCAGAGCCGGCGCTGACCATGGATCAGTTCGTACCGGGCGAGGATGTTCACCTCGGCAACGACGAATTCTAA
- a CDS encoding DUF3126 family protein, which translates to MTRDEILKLESYLKKTFRMADIEVRQRPQKDDSAEVYIGDEFIGILFRDDEDPDDTAYQFQMAILDYDLQ; encoded by the coding sequence GTGACACGCGACGAAATTCTGAAGCTCGAGAGCTATCTGAAGAAGACCTTCCGCATGGCGGATATCGAGGTCCGGCAACGTCCTCAAAAGGACGACTCCGCCGAGGTCTACATCGGCGACGAGTTCATCGGAATTCTGTTTCGTGACGACGAGGACCCGGACGACACGGCCTACCAGTTCCAGATGGCGATCCTGGATTACGACCTGCAGTAA
- a CDS encoding transglutaminase-like cysteine peptidase produces the protein MKNFVLGTAFLMFISSLPAEATNKHTISLKTSSDSYQMTFMQSFGETLPPVGYVNFCRARSAECRPSRRFTDRIQLTQERAAALRKVNVAVNKAIAPVTDMDLYGEVERWTYPVKQGDCEDYVLLKRRILIQRGWPATALLITVVRDENNEGHAVLTARTDRGDFVLDNKVNQVKAWADTPYTFVKQQSARNPLVWISLLPPDLEPQPATSASNRR, from the coding sequence ATGAAAAACTTTGTTTTGGGGACAGCTTTTCTGATGTTTATTTCGTCGCTTCCAGCAGAGGCGACCAATAAACACACTATCTCGCTGAAGACGTCATCTGACTCTTATCAGATGACCTTCATGCAATCCTTCGGCGAAACCTTGCCGCCCGTTGGCTATGTGAACTTCTGCCGCGCGCGCTCGGCCGAGTGCCGCCCGTCGCGCCGCTTCACCGATCGCATTCAGCTGACGCAGGAGAGAGCCGCAGCGCTGCGCAAGGTGAATGTCGCCGTCAACAAGGCGATCGCACCCGTCACGGACATGGATCTTTACGGCGAGGTCGAACGGTGGACCTACCCGGTCAAGCAGGGCGACTGCGAGGACTATGTGCTGCTGAAGCGCCGCATCCTCATCCAGCGCGGCTGGCCGGCGACCGCCCTCCTCATCACGGTCGTTCGTGACGAGAACAATGAAGGTCATGCGGTCCTGACCGCACGGACCGACCGTGGCGACTTCGTGCTCGACAATAAGGTGAATCAGGTGAAAGCCTGGGCCGATACGCCCTACACCTTCGTGAAGCAGCAATCGGCCCGCAATCCGCTGGTCTGGATCTCGCTCCTGCCGCCGGACCTCGAGCCGCAACCTGCAACTTCGGCGTCGAACCGCCGCTAA
- a CDS encoding PilZ domain-containing protein: protein MSTPRPPELGLDTMSERSKRQTDRPKILEERRRFKRMDVSLNGRFMVENTDEYPCEVFNMSPGGMAVKAPFLPRVGERVISYIEQLGGLDGTVTRTFDGGFAVEFKISARKRERIANVLTWYSSGEHNLEDRVHERYAPRIAEQKLILPSGSVHACRVIDVSLSGASVATDLRPDIDSLVVLARHRGRVVRHHDEGFAIEFVEVQDPDSMARTFG, encoded by the coding sequence ATGAGCACTCCCAGACCCCCAGAGCTAGGGCTCGATACGATGTCCGAGCGGTCGAAGCGCCAGACCGACAGACCGAAAATTCTGGAGGAACGTCGCCGGTTCAAGCGCATGGACGTGTCTCTCAACGGGCGCTTCATGGTGGAAAACACCGACGAGTATCCGTGCGAGGTGTTCAACATGTCTCCCGGCGGCATGGCGGTGAAGGCGCCTTTCTTGCCGCGTGTCGGGGAGCGGGTCATCTCCTATATCGAGCAACTGGGCGGCCTGGACGGCACGGTGACCCGGACGTTCGACGGCGGCTTCGCCGTGGAATTCAAGATCAGCGCCCGCAAGCGTGAACGCATTGCCAACGTTCTCACCTGGTACAGCAGCGGTGAGCACAACCTCGAGGACCGCGTGCACGAGCGCTATGCACCGCGCATCGCGGAGCAGAAGCTGATTCTGCCGTCCGGCTCCGTGCATGCATGCCGCGTCATCGATGTCTCTTTGAGCGGCGCATCCGTCGCGACGGATCTGCGGCCGGATATCGACTCCTTGGTCGTTCTTGCACGTCACCGCGGCAGAGTGGTCCGTCATCACGACGAAGGCTTCGCGATCGAGTTTGTCGAAGTACAGGATCCGGACAGCATGGCCCGGACATTCGGCTAA
- a CDS encoding PAS domain-containing protein: MQQETTTKLYAYWNAIRNGRIAPQRFEVDPSQISGLLRETFIAECCEPSSFRFRLAGTEVCQHFGRELRGADFLSLWSLDDRRTISATLDTVVSEGAVGHGTFFGVTENNREAAFEFALLPLIHTGSSINRILGAITAVDHPFWLGADPVVALELRDIGLHWPDGGAGLLPAGNAEAALEARRKFRVVQGGLSG, translated from the coding sequence ATGCAGCAGGAAACCACCACGAAGCTTTACGCGTATTGGAACGCGATCCGCAACGGCCGGATCGCGCCGCAACGCTTTGAGGTAGACCCATCGCAGATTTCCGGTCTGCTGCGGGAGACCTTCATTGCCGAATGCTGTGAGCCTTCTTCATTCCGTTTTCGCTTGGCCGGAACCGAGGTTTGCCAGCACTTCGGCCGCGAACTGCGCGGTGCCGACTTCCTCAGTCTGTGGTCCCTCGATGACCGGCGGACGATCTCTGCCACGCTCGACACGGTTGTCAGCGAGGGCGCGGTCGGTCACGGGACCTTTTTCGGAGTCACCGAGAACAACCGCGAGGCAGCGTTCGAGTTCGCCCTGTTGCCCCTGATCCATACCGGATCATCGATCAACCGCATTCTGGGAGCCATTACGGCCGTGGACCATCCATTCTGGTTGGGCGCGGATCCCGTCGTTGCTCTGGAACTGCGGGACATCGGCCTTCATTGGCCCGATGGCGGCGCCGGCTTGCTCCCCGCCGGCAATGCCGAAGCGGCCCTCGAGGCACGGCGGAAATTCCGGGTCGTGCAAGGCGGCCTGTCCGGCTGA
- a CDS encoding rhomboid family intramembrane serine protease has protein sequence MTSFVTYMVVHGGWLHLIVNVLWMLAFGTAVARRVSTAGFFQFSILCGIAGALTHLVLHWGEVSPMVGASAAISGQMAAALRFIFFARGTPRGQIPDFAHVPLASLRETVRDGRVMGFIVFWLVLNAYFGLTGASFGTGPESEIAWEAHVGGFVCGLLIFGYFDAARPAPDASQLR, from the coding sequence GTGACCTCATTCGTCACGTACATGGTGGTCCATGGCGGCTGGCTGCATCTCATCGTCAACGTCTTGTGGATGCTGGCCTTCGGCACGGCCGTTGCGCGCCGCGTCTCGACGGCCGGGTTTTTTCAGTTCTCGATCCTCTGCGGGATCGCCGGGGCGCTGACCCACCTTGTCCTACATTGGGGCGAAGTGTCTCCCATGGTGGGTGCCTCGGCTGCCATTTCGGGACAGATGGCGGCGGCCTTACGCTTTATCTTTTTTGCGCGCGGCACTCCGCGGGGGCAGATCCCCGATTTCGCGCATGTGCCGCTGGCCTCCCTGAGGGAGACAGTCCGGGACGGCCGCGTCATGGGGTTCATTGTTTTCTGGCTGGTTCTGAACGCCTATTTCGGTCTGACCGGCGCGTCGTTCGGGACCGGACCCGAAAGCGAGATCGCGTGGGAAGCGCATGTTGGCGGGTTCGTCTGCGGCTTGCTGATCTTCGGGTATTTTGACGCCGCGCGGCCTGCGCCGGATGCTTCGCAACTGCGGTAA
- a CDS encoding CBS domain-containing protein, with product MNVAAILKLKGRDVLTAPPSTKLLDIARMLGERKIGCIVIADDVGNVIGIVSERDIVQELARAGTSVMDEPVEVCMTKSVVSCREADTTDQLMGEMTAHRFRHMPVIERGRLVGLVSIGDVVRMRIAEAEMEAAAMREYIATG from the coding sequence ATGAATGTCGCAGCGATCTTGAAGCTCAAGGGCAGGGACGTGCTGACTGCGCCTCCCAGCACCAAGTTGTTGGATATCGCCCGGATGCTCGGAGAGCGTAAGATCGGTTGCATTGTGATTGCCGACGACGTTGGCAATGTGATCGGCATCGTGTCCGAACGGGACATCGTTCAGGAACTGGCCCGTGCAGGCACGTCCGTGATGGACGAGCCCGTCGAGGTCTGCATGACGAAGTCTGTCGTGAGCTGCCGCGAGGCGGACACCACGGATCAACTCATGGGTGAAATGACCGCCCACCGTTTCCGCCATATGCCCGTCATCGAGCGCGGCCGCTTGGTTGGTCTCGTGTCTATCGGTGACGTAGTGCGGATGCGTATCGCCGAGGCCGAGATGGAAGCCGCCGCCATGCGCGAGTACATTGCGACGGGCTGA
- a CDS encoding patatin-like phospholipase family protein, which yields MAKPTVGLALGGGSARGWAHIGVLNTLIAAGLEPDVVAGTSIGAVAGACFVTGNLKHLEDFARRLTPRKIFGFLDFNLAGSGLITGQRLSGELQDHLKGLRIEDLDPRFVAIATELGTGHEVWLNKGDLVTALNASFALPGIFKPVQINGQWMIDGALVNPVPVSVCRALGARIVIAVNVTSDPFGKAGVIHDHASFSEPADMEVPALQPNADAAQDGGALRLLHRQLFGRGKGAPGISSVMMDAINITQDRIARSRLAGDPPDITINPKTGRIALFDFHRANEAIALGAKAAESQLDEIRHTLKAVAA from the coding sequence ATGGCAAAACCAACTGTCGGCTTAGCGCTAGGGGGCGGCTCCGCCCGCGGATGGGCGCATATCGGCGTTCTGAACACTTTGATCGCTGCCGGCCTAGAGCCGGATGTCGTCGCCGGCACCTCGATCGGGGCCGTCGCGGGCGCCTGTTTCGTGACCGGCAATCTCAAGCATCTCGAGGACTTCGCGCGGCGGCTCACGCCCCGGAAGATCTTCGGCTTTCTGGATTTCAATCTCGCCGGCTCGGGACTGATTACCGGCCAGCGCCTCTCCGGCGAGCTGCAAGACCATCTGAAGGGCCTAAGGATCGAAGATCTGGACCCCCGCTTCGTGGCGATCGCCACCGAGCTCGGGACGGGGCACGAAGTCTGGCTCAACAAGGGCGACCTCGTCACCGCGCTGAACGCGTCGTTCGCCCTGCCCGGCATCTTCAAGCCGGTCCAGATCAACGGCCAGTGGATGATCGACGGCGCGCTGGTCAATCCGGTTCCCGTGTCCGTTTGCAGAGCCCTCGGCGCCCGCATCGTGATCGCGGTCAACGTGACCAGCGATCCGTTCGGCAAGGCCGGCGTAATTCACGACCATGCCTCGTTCAGCGAACCGGCCGATATGGAGGTACCAGCGCTCCAGCCCAACGCCGACGCCGCCCAAGACGGCGGCGCGCTCCGCCTGCTGCACCGTCAGTTGTTTGGCCGCGGCAAGGGTGCACCCGGCATTTCGAGCGTGATGATGGATGCGATCAACATCACGCAGGATCGCATCGCGCGATCACGCCTTGCTGGCGACCCGCCCGATATCACCATCAATCCCAAGACCGGACGCATCGCGCTGTTCGACTTTCACCGCGCGAACGAGGCGATAGCATTGGGAGCAAAGGCCGCGGAGTCTCAGCTGGACGAGATACGGCACACGCTGAAGGCGGTCGCTGCCTAG